Within Chelatococcus sp. HY11, the genomic segment GCGTGCTGCCTAATGATGCAATAGGGCGTACGCTGGCGGGCTCGCCCGCTTTTTCCGATCCGCAAGACTGGAGCGATGACGAGCAGACCGAGACTCAGGATGCGATCATGGCCGCGGCGGCGCTCTATACCACGTTGCAGCCACTCCCCATGCCTGAGCTTCGTGATCGATTGTTGCCTTGCAGTCGACCAGGCGCATCGTTCGATATGGCCGCATGGTGGGAAATGCCATTCTGGACAGTGGCGGAGTCGCGGCCTTGTCCCTCGGCAAAGATCCGCATTTACTTGACGAGGGGTCGCCGGTGGCCGATGAGGCGCTGCCAACAATCAAGTGCTTCAAGGAGCAGCACGAGCGAATCCGACGGGCTGTGGCGATCGGCCTCGTTGGTCATGACGGCAGGGTCATTCCGCAGCAGCTGGCCGATTGGCTGGGGGATGCCGCGTTCGGGGAGGCTTTGAGGGAGCAACCACGCCCGCAAGACCGGAGAAGCGGGAAGCCGAAAGCACCACGCGCTGAGAAAGGGAAAAAGCCGAATGCAGTTGCATCGCCTGCACCAACTCAAGTTGCCCCGGATGAGAAACCGACGGCCGAGAATACGAACCAACAAACAACGCAGACGGAGATGCCACGGACTGGGTTGGTCCGGTTGAAGCAGATTCTGGCGCCAGGTGGCCCATTGCCCCTGAGCAAGTCCACCTTCTGGACGAAAGTGAAGACGGGCGAGTTTCCCCAGCCGGTGCGTCTGGGCGGAACAACATCCTGGCGCGCGGAAGAGATCTGGGAGCTTATCAACAACCGGAATCTGCCCGAGAAGACAAAACGCTGACACTAGCTTGACGGAACGGCTTCAAAGATCCTTGCATGACACCCGCCCGCCAGGAATACGGTCTGTACAATGGGCGAATAGATCAGGCTTCAGTGTATTTCACGTAAAATGCACTGTCGTGAGATGCACAACGGAGTCGTTGCGGCGAGCGTGAGCAAAGGATGGCTTTACACGCCCGCCGTTCGCTCATCGCGTGATGCTGCACGAGATGCGCGACGGCTTTCCGCTCGGCGGCGGGCGTCACCACTTCTTTCCCAGCAGATCCTTCAGTGCGACATTGTCGAGCATCGCATCGGCCACATCCGCTTCAGCTTGGCGTTCTCGTCCTCGAGCGTTCGCAGGCGCCTGGCCTCCGACAGGTCCATTCCGCCGAACCTCGCCTTCCACTTGTAGATGCTGGCGTCGCTCACACCGTGCTTGCGGCACAGATCGGCGACCGAGACCCCGGACTCCTGCTTCTTTCAAAATCGCGATGATCTGCTCTTCCGAGAAGCGGCTGCGCTTCATGCTCTGGTCCTCTCAACAGGCCAGAACGAACTTCAAACCGGATTAGAACCAAGGGGCAACGTCATCGGATATGTTCCATGCTCGACTTCAAATCAGCCGCCTGCGCCGCGACGATCTGTCTGGGATCGAAATGGTCCTCATGATGCGCAAACGGCAGGCTAGGTACGTCTACAATCAGCACCATCACTCGTTGAGCAGTTTGACCCCTGTCGGCTGGGGGTTGAACTGGACCACGCGCCCGCGCCGGTGGTGCCGCTCTTGCAGGCACGCGGGATAGGCCATACAGACGCCGTGCCCTTCATGCTGGCGGTGCGTGCGGTCAAATTGCCGGGCGAGATTGCCCTCCTGCGGGCCGCGGCCCGGATGACTGAAGCCGCCATCGAGGCCGGGATGCAGGCCGCCCGCGTCGGCGTGACGGACAAGGAGGTGGCCGCTGTCGTGGCCGCCGCCATGTCGGCCGGTGGGGGCTATCCGCGCAATGTAACCGTGGTGGGTGGGCTCGACAGCGCCTTTGCCGATGCCTTCGCACGCGAAAGGCCGCTGGCCCCGGGCGACCTGCTGCGGTTCGACGTGGGCTGTAACTACTACGGATACAAATCCGATCTGGCCCGCACCGCCGTGATGCGCGAATCCACGCCCCTGCAGCAGACCCGTTACGAGGCGCTGCGTCTAGGCCTGAAGGCCGAAGTCGACACGGCCCGCGCGGGGGTGACAGCCGGCGAGATATTCGAAGCCGGGTTGCAGGGCATCACCGAGGCGGGGTTTCCCAGCGTCCGCCGCCACCATCTGGGCCACGCCATCGGCATGTCGGTCTATGAGCAGCCCGTCATCACGCCGGGCAGCACGGCGGTGCTGCAGGCCGGATCGACCTTCTGCCTTGAAACCCCCTATTACGAGCCCGGCTGGGGCGGGATGATGTGCGAAGATACCGTCATTGTCACCGAAACGGGCTTCACGCTGATCTCGTCGATGGATCGCAGCCTGCGCATCCTGACCTTCCGTCATCCGGGGCTGCCCAGCGCCGAACTGAACGAACGTTTGGTGCTGGCGGGGGTGGATGTGACGGTGCGTCAGGGCAATCTGCGCATCGCGCCGCATTTCTATAACGACACCGGCGATATCGACCGGCTGCTCGACGCGCTGCCTGCATAGCGCCGTCCGGTTGAGGGGACAGCCCATCCCTCACCGCCCCAGACCCACCTAAAGGCCCAGCCGCCCGAGCTGGGCCAGCGGGCCTGTTGCCTGTGGGCTGGTCGCCTGTTCGACCAGATAGGTACCGGTCTTGCGGATATCCTGGGCCATAGCTAGTTCGGCCGCAGCACCGTCCCGCAGCGACAGCGCCGCCAGCAGCTCGATATGGGACGAGGTATCCCACAGATTGGGCGAGTTAAGTGAGAAATACATCGTGGGGCCTGACCGCAGCCACAGCGCTTCGATGATCGGCATCAGGATGTCAGATTCGGCATGGTGGTACAGGGTGAAATGGAACCGCTGGTTGACCTGCAGCACTCCAGCCATGTTGCCGTCACGATGCTCGGCCTGAAGATCGCGGTTGATCGCCGTCAGCGAATCAATCAGCTGCGGTACGGCCTTTTCAGCCGCCATCCGGGCAGCCAGCCCTTCAATCCGGATCCTGACTTCGAACAGCTCCTTCAGCGTGCCGCTCGACATGCGCGGCACCCGCAACGAACGGTTGGGCAGTTCCTCCAGCACATTCGCAGCCAGCAGCCGGCTCAGGCTTTCGCGCACCGGCATGGCGCTGGTGCCCAGGCTTGACGCCAGCTTGCGCAGGCTGACCGCTTGCCCCGGCACGAACAGCCCCGACATCAGCCCATACTGGATGCTGGCCAGCACGCGGTCCTGCATTTTTCCACGGCCCGAAGTCGTTCCGTCGTCATCGGCTGCATCCGGTGCTTCATTCATGGGCAACATCAACTCTCCTTGTCGGCAGGTCTAGATTCTTCTTGCTGGCGGCTTGACAGGCAGAAAACGTGATTACAATGTGTGATCACAGTTAAGGATCTCAATATGGTCACTGCTAGCAATCGAACCCCGCTAGGGCAACCTGAATCTGGACCCGGCCGATGAAGGCTGCCCGCTCCCGGGCCGACCTTGTTTCGGTCGATGACTACAGCAAGGCTGCGCATCGCGTGCTGCCGCGCATGATCGACGATTTCGTGCGCGGCGGCGCGTTGGACGAACGGACGCTTGCGCGCAACGCCGCGGGGTTCGATGACCTGTGGCTGCGTGCCCGCAGCTTCAGCGCCGCGTCGCAGGTGGAACTGGGCACGACCGTTCTAGGCAGCCAGATCGCCCTGCCGGTAATGACGGCGCCCACCGGCGCCTCGGGCCTGTTGTGGCCGGGGGGCGAGGCCGCAACCGGCCGCGCCACGGCCGCGTGCGGAACGGTCATGCAGGTCAGCGCGGGATCACTGCAATCCATGGAGGACATTGCGGCTGGCTCGGACGGGCCCAAATGGCTGCAGCTGTTCCTGTATAAGGACCGCGGGCTGACCACCGAATTCCTGCAGCGTGCCAAAGCGGCGGGCTATCGGGCGATCATGGTCACCACCGACTGCCCGGTGCACGGTCGGCGGGAACGTGACAGCCGAAACGGCTTTACCATGGAACGGCGAATTCGCTTCTCGCGGCTGGTGGACACCGCGCTGCGCTATCGCTGGTGGCTGCGCATGGCCGGCGCGCCGCCGTTTTCGCTGCGCAATTTCGAAGGACGCGCCACGGGCGGGCTGGTAGACATGGCCGCCTATATCGCCAGCGTGCTGGACCCCGATGTGACCTGGGCCGATCTGGAGTGGCTGCGTGGCCAGTGGGACGGGCCGCTGGTGATCAAGGGCATCCTGCATCCCGATGATGCGCGTCAGGCGATGGCAGCTGGAGTCGACGGCATTCAGGTGTCCAACCACGGCGGGCGCCAGCTGGACGGGACCCTGGCCACGATCGACGCCCTGCCCGCGGTGGTGGATGCCGTGGCCGGCAAGGTGCCGGTGCTGCTGGACGGCGGCGTGCGCCGGGGTACCGACGTGATCAAGGCGCTCGCACTGGGTGCCACCGCCTGTGCCATCGGGCGGTCACATCTGTGGGGGCTGGCGGTGGCCGGCGAGCGCGGCGTGGCCGCAGTACTGGACATCCTGGCGGCCGAAATGCGCAACGCGATGATGATTGGGGGCTGGCGGTCGGTGGCTGAGCTAGGCCGCGTATCGGTCTGCCAGCTGCGCCGGCCCGATTTTCAAAGAGAGCTCATGAATGCATGATATCAGACGCATAGGCGACAACGTGCGGATGCGCGACTGCGTGATCCACAACGGAACGGTGTATTTCCGCGGGCTGACCGCGCGCGGCGGTCCGCCCGATGCGGCAGGGCAGGCGCGGGTGGTTCTAGATCAGCTGGACGGCCTGCTAGCCAAGGCCGGCACCACGCGCGACAGGCTGCTGGCCGTCACCATCTGGCTGACCGACATGGCCGATTTCGATGTGGTGAACGCGGTCTATGACGGCTGGGTGGTGCCCGGCGCGCAACCGGTGCGCGCCTGTGTACAGTCGCAACTCGCCGCCCCCGAACTGAAGATCGAGGTGCAGGCCACCGCGGCGCTCTAAGCCCCGGATGGCATCGGACATAAACGGTCAAATAACCGACAGGGGAACCACAATGACCAAGATCACGACAAGCCGTCCTGCTGCGATGAGCCGACGGCGACTGATGCAGACCGGCAGCGGACTATTCGCCCTGGGGCTAGCGGCCCCCTGGGTTGGCCGTGCCCATGCGGCCGTGGAAAACGAGCTGATCTTTGCCGGTACCGGTGGCATCACCCAGAAGCTGATCGAGCAGGAGATCTTTCCCGCCTTTGCCGCCAACCATGGCGGGCTGCGACTGACCTATGTCTCCAGCCCCACCTCTGAAAACGTGGCCAAGCTGCGCACCCAGCGCGGCACGCCGTCGATTGATGTGATCTGGCTGGCGGGCGCGCAGACCTATCAGGTTGCCGACGAAGGGCTGGTGGCAGAGCTGGATATTGGCCGCATGCCCAATGCCCAGAACATTCCGGCCGAAAGCCGCACCGAGTCCCGCTCGCTGCCGCTGGGCAACACGACGGCCGGCCTGCTGTATAACGAGCGCATCTTCAAGGAGAAGGGGCTGCAGCCACCGACCTCGTGGTTCGACATGTGGGACCCGAAATATCGCGCCCACACCGGCATGCTGAACATCGGCAGCACCAGCACGGTGGCCACCCTGCCGCTCTTGGCCAAGGCGCTGGGCAGCGATCCCTATGATTTCGACGCCGCCTTTGCCAAGCTGGGCAAGCTGCGCGCCAATGTCTACGACTTCTTCACCGCCTCTGGCCCGATGGATACCATGGTGCAATCGGGTGATCTGTGGATGTGGTCGCACATCGCCGCCCGCGCCATGCAGTACCAGAACAGTGGCTTTCCGGCCCGGTTCGTGACCCCCAAAGAGGGGGCGGTGGGCTACAGCGCCTCGTTGGGCATCGTCAAGAACGCGCCGCATATCAACGCGGCCTATGCATGGCTTGACTATCTGTACACCCCCGGCGTCCAGCAGAAGCTGGCCGAGGTGATCGGATATACCCCCGTCGTGCCGGGGATCGAGATCGCCGAGGCGCTGCGCGAATTCCACCCAGCTCCCGATAAGATATTCATCCCCGACATGCGCCGTATGCAGACGTTACTACCCGATCTGGTGCAGCGCTGGAACCGGGAGGTCGAGGGTTGATGCTCGTAAAGGACATCACGAATCCGGCCGGAGTTTCGCTTGATCTTGAGCAGGTCGAGGTCAACTACGGCGGCGGGGCCGTGCTCGCGGACTTCTCGCTCGGCATTGCGCCGGGCGAGTTGTTCGGGTTGATCGGACCTTCGGGGTGCGGAAAGTCCACCACGCTGGGGGTGATCGCCGGGTTCATACCGATCGAACGGGGCAATGTGCGGCTGGGCGGGCGCGACGTAACGGGCCTGCCGTCGCAAAAGCGCGAGGTCGGCGTGGTGTTCCAGAACTACGCGCTGTTCCCGCATATGACGGCGGCCGAGAACATCGGCTATGGCCTGCGCGTCAGCCATGACATGTCCGACTATGACGCCCGCATCCAGTCGCTGCTGGATCTGGTCAAGCTGAGTGCCAAGGGCGGGCGGCTTCCGCGCGAATTGTCCGGCGGCGAACAGCAGCGCGTGGCCATCGCCCGCGCTCTGGCGATCAGGCCCAAGGTGTTGTTGCTGGATGAACCGCTGTCGAACCTTGACGCCCGACTACGCGGCGAGATGCAGGAGGAACTGCGCCGTATCCAGCGCGAGGCGAGCGTGACCACGATATTCGTGACCCATGACCAGGATGAGGCCTTTGCGGTCTGCGACCGGGTGGCGATCATGAATCTGGGCCGCATCGAACAGCTTGGCAGGCCGCGCGATTTATATCGCAGCCCGGCCACCCGCTTCGTCGCCCGCTTCATCGGCAAGTCCAGCAAGCTGCAGGGCCGCGCGGCGGCGGCCAACACGCTGGAAATCGCAGACGCGCAAGTCCGCACCGCAACGCCCATGCAGCCGGGCCGGACCTACGAGCTGTACCTGCGCCCCGAAGACATCTCGATCGGCGCCGCGGTCCATACCGACAACCGGTTCGAGGGCCGGGTCACCGCCATGCTCGAGGCTGGCCCGCACCGCTATTACACCGTCCGTTTTGACGGGGGCGAGGTGCAGGTGATGTTCTCGGCCCGGGCCGAGACCGACTTTGATCTGTCCGCCCCGGTCTGGATCGGCTGGCCGGCGCAGGCGGGTGCCCTGCTGGAGGGGTCCGATGGCTGAGGCTGTTTCCCTCCGGGTCGACTGGCCCCGCCTGGTGCTTTACAGCGCAATGCTGGCCCCGCTCTTCATAATCCTGCTTTTCTTCTTTGTAGTGCCGCTGGGTATCGTGGCCGGCAACAGCTTGACCGGCACCGGGGTCGACGCGGCCTTTCCATCGCTGAGCCAGTACACGTCGATCGTGACCGACAGCTATTATCTGGGCATCCTGTGGCGCACGGTCGTCGTGGGGCTAGCGGCCACGCTGGGCGCGCTGGTGCTGGGCTATCCGGCGGCGCTGGTGCTGTTCTTCTTTCAGGGGCGGTGGCGGCAGGTGTTCCTGTTCGTCATCATCTCGCCGCTGTTCATCAGCGTGATCGTGCGCACCTATGGCTGGATGGTGCTGCTGGGACCGGGCGGGCTGCCGTCACTGCTGCCGTCCGAGATCCGCCCGCGGCTGATCAAGACCGAATTCGCCATCATGGTGGGTCTAGCGCATATCTACATTCCCTACATGGTGCTGTCGATCAACTCGGCCATGTCGCGCATCGACGTGCGTTACCTTAGGGCCGCCGCCACGCTGCGGGCCTCGAACTACCAGATTTTCCGCGACATCATCCTGCCGCTGTCAGCACCCGGTGTAGTGGCGGGCTGCGCCATAGTGTTTTCGCTGTCGATGACGTCCTTCAGCACGCCGATCCTGTTGGGCGGATCGGGCAACAAGACAATGCCCTATTTGATCTACCAGCAGAATCTAGTGGTGGGCGACTGGGCCACGGGTTCGGCACTGGCCATCGTGCTACTGGCTGTGACCATGTCGGTGCTGGTGACGCTGACCCTGCTGAGCCGCCGTGTGATGACCCGGGTGGGAGGTTGACATGACCACGGGCCTTTTGCGCACCGGCGGCCGCATCTACGGCATCCTATTCTGCATCTTCATGCTCGCGCCGATGATCGTGGTGCTGGGCGCCTCGTTCACCGGCGAAGGCTATATCAGCTTTCCGCCTCCCAGTCTGTCGCTGCGCTGGTATCAGGAGGTGTACCATAACGACACCTTCATGCGCGCGTTGCGTTACAGTCTTGAAATCGCGGCTATTACGGCGGCGGCTTCTGGGGCGCTGGGGGTTGCGGCGGCGGTGGTGCTGGTCAACCGCGGCATTCCGGGCCGCGGGCTGCTGGTCACGCTGGCGACCATGCCGCTGACATTGCCGCATATCGTGCTGTCCATCGCGCTGCTGCAGCTGTTCGGGCAGTTTGCCGTGCCGACGGCGCCCTATGCGCTGCTTGCGGGCCATATCCTGATCACCGCGCCCTATGTGCTGCGCCTGACCATGTCCAGCCTCGGCGGACTGGACCCACGGCTGGAACTGGCCAGCTACACCTTGGGGGCCTCCTATGCGCAGACCCTGGTGCGGGTCGTCCTGCCGCTGGGCATGCGTGGCATAACGGCAGGGTTGCTGTTCGCCTTCCTGCTTTCGTTCGACGAGGTGACGATCTCGCTTTTCACCGCGCTGCCAGGCGCCCAAACCCTTCCGGCTGAGATCTTCAACTATGCCTCGCAGGGGGCCGATCCGATCATCGCCTCGGCCAGCGGCATCATGATCATCATCAGCGCGCTGGGTGTCGTCGCCATCGAGCTGAGCTTTGGCCTGCTGCGGATGATCGCGGGCGAAGAAAGGCCGCGCCGCAGCTGACCACCGGCGCGGCCCGGCCGCCCGTTCCAAGATCCAATCTCCTCCCTCCTGCGCGCGGCCATGCCCGCAGCGCCAAGGGATAGCCATACCCGACGGAGCCTGCAGTGCCGACGATTTCGCAGATCGAGACGATCCTTGTCCGCCTTCCTACCCGACGCCGGCACCAGTGGACCGGCCTGACCGAACCCATCGGCCAGTATCTGATGGTCCGCATGACCGACAGCGACGGTCGCACCGGCTGGGGCGAGGCGCCCGCGCTGAAGGACTGGGGCGGCGAGTTCGGCCGCTACTTCGGCGAAAGCACGGCCGTGGCCGGGCTGGTGATTGAGCGCTACCTGACACCGTCCATTGACGACCACCCGCTGGGCGATGTGATCGGCTTGCACCGGCGCATGGATGCGATCATCAAGGGCTATCCCTATGCCAAGGCCGCGATAGAGTTCGCCTATCTGGACCTGACCGGAAAATGGCTGGGCGTGCCGGCGCATACGCTTTTGGGCGGGCTGACGCGTGACCGGGTGGCGGTCACGCATTCCATCGGCCTGATGTCGGTCGAGGAGGCGGTGGCCGAGGCGGCCAAGGTCGCGGCCGAGGGCATCCGCACGATCAAGATCAAGGTCGGCGTTGACGCCGCCCGCGACATTCGCATCGTGGGCGAGATCCGCACGGCCGTAGGCCCTGACACCCGCCTGTGCGTGGACGCGAACGAAGGCTACGCCACCCCGGGCGAGGCCATCCGCACCTTCCGCGCGATGGAAAAGTTCGATCTGGTCTATTTCGAACAGCCCGTCATTGGGATCGAACGCATCGCCGAGGTGGCCCGGGCCATCGACACCCCGGTCATGGCCGACGAATCCGCCTGGAACTCGCACGATGCGTTGCAGATCGCCCAAGCCCGCGCGGCGCAGATCGTCTCGCTTTACACCACCAAATCGGGCGGGCTGTGGAAGGCGATGGAGGCCGCAGCCGTCTGCCGGGCCGCGGGCATCGTCTGCAACGTCAACGGCTCGGTCGAAACCGGGGTGGGCAACCTTGCCAATGTCCATCTTGCCGCCGCCGCGCCTGCGGCCACGCTGTCGAACGTCATCCCCGTTTCAACCCCGGCCCAGTTCCAGACCGGCACTATCGGCGGGATCTACTACTCGGACGACCTGCTGGTTGCGCCGCTGGAGCTGGTAGACGGCCATATCACCGTACCCACCGCGCCGGGCATGGGCATCGCCGTCGATGAGGCCAAGATCGACCGCTACCGCGTGTCGTGACCGTTTCGCAAAGGACCATTCCCATGACGCTGCATGCCACCCTCTCGCCGCGCGAGGAAATCATCACCCGCCAGGTCGCCGCGATGCGCAGCGCCGGGCTTGATGCCAATATCTCCTGCTCGCCCGAGGGCTTTGCCCATCTGACCGGGTTCGTCGTGCCTTCGCAGCCGCTGATACGCCACCGCCACGCCATGGCGATCCTGTCAGCGGCGGGTGACATGTCGCTGTTCGGCGTGGATATGGAGGAGTCGACGATCCGCCGTCAGGCCCCCGCCCAGCATCTGACCGTCTGGGCCGAGTTCCGCGACGATCCCATGGCCGTGCTGGCCGACCGACTGACCACACTGGGGCTGGGCTCTGCGCGGATCGGGATTGAGCTGGATTACCTTCCGGCGGCCGATTTCGCCCGGCTGGTCCGTCTGATGCCAGCCGCCCGGTTCGAACCCATCGATGCTATGCTGGCCCGCCTGCGGCAGATCAAGACCCCCGCCGAGATCGCGCTTCTGCGCGAGCTGTCGCGCATTGCCGACCGGGCGATTGCCGATGCATATGCCGCCGTGGGCCCCGGCAGTTCGGAAATGGACATCGCAGCCGCCCTGACCCGTCGGGTCTATGAACTGGGCGCCGAGCATTTCAAACTGCTGATCGTGGCCACGGGCGAACGCAGCCAGTTGCCCAACGTCGGCCCCACCGCCCGCATCCTGCAGAAGGGCGACATCTGCCGGGTCGAGATCTTTGCGGTCAAGGCGGGCTATCAGGCGGGCGTCTGCCGCACGGCCTATGTCGTGGAACCACCGCCCATGGCCGAAAAGATCTGGTCGCTGCTGGCCGATTGCAAGCAGCGCATCCTTGATCAGGTGCGCCCCGGGGCCAGCTGTCTCGCCATATATCAGGATTTCATTGGCCGGCTGGCTACGATGAACCTGCCGCCGATCTCGTTCGTGGCACATGGGATCGGCCTGCATCTGCACGAAGACCCCTATATTGGCGAGACCCCCACCATCGGCCGGCCGGGACAGGATACCCTCCTGGAGGAAGGCATGGTCTTGGGGTTCGAGCCGCTCTGTTACCGCACGGGCTTTGGCTACGGGATGCAGAACAAGGATCTTCTGTGCGTGACCGCTTCGGGAGCGGAACTGCTGTCGAACCACACCAACACCGACCGGCTGATCCGTGTCGGCTGAAGGAGAGCACCAGATGAACGATACCGCAGAGCGCGCCGGCTGCGACATCCTGATCCTGGGATCGGGCTATTTCGCCGAGGTGATGGTGGCCGACCTGGCGCTGGCCGCCGATACACCGGTGCGCACGGTGATCGGAGGACGTAATGCCGCCCGTTGCGGCTGGTTGGCACTGGCGGGCAATTCGCGGGCAGCACTGCACGGCCGGTCGGCCCGGTTCGACAGCGCCAGTGTCGATTTCGATAGCCCCGACCGGCTGGATGCACTGCTGGGCCGGCTGCAGCCGCGGGTGGTGGTGCAATCGGCCTCGATGCAGTCGCCCTGGAAGGTCGATGTGCTGGATAGCGAATGGTCACGCGTGGTGGCCGAGGGCGGCTTTGGGATCACCATCGCCTTTCACTCCGTGCTGTCGGCGCGGACGGCGGCTGCGGTCGCCCGGACGGTCCCGGGGGCACATTTCGTCAACACCTGCTATCCCGATGGGGTGAACCCCCTGCTGGCGCGCGCGGGGCTGCCGGTCACCACCGGCGTCGGCAACGTCTCGATCTATTCCTCGGTGATCGCGGGACTTCTGCCACCTGAGCAGCGGCAGCGCCTGCGCGTGCTGGGGCACCACCATCATCTGGTCCAGTGGCGCCGCACGCCCGGCACCCGGACCGGCGCACCGGTGCGAGCATGGGTGGGCGGTGTCGAGATCGTCGATACCGAAGCGCTAACCGGACACCTGCAACTGCCCTACCGCGACCTTAATCTCATTTCGGGCGGTGGCGCGGTACCGGTACTGCTGGGGCTGGCCGGAGCGTGGTCGGGCCGGGCGCATGTGCCGGGCCCGCGCGGGCTTCCGGGTGGCTATCCGGTGCAGGTTTCGCAGGCTGGCGTCACGCTGGACCTGCCGCCGGGGCTGACTGAGGCCGAGGCCATCGCCTGGAACCGCGGCTTTGACGAGGCCGATGGCGTGTCGGTCGGGGATGACGGGCGGGTCATCTATTCTGCCGCCGGCCAGCGCGCTCTGGCACGTCACAGCGCCGAACTGGCGCGGGGGTTCCATGTGGGCGCGGTCGAAGAGGCCGCACGCGAACTGGGTGACTTGCGCGCCCGCCTGGGGGGTTGAGATGCGCGTACTGGTGATCGGGTCAGGTTCGGGTGCCATGGCCTCGGCGGTGGAACTGTCGCTGGCAGGCCATGAGGTGCGGCTGGTCGGGCGATCCGAGGCGACGATGGCCCCACTCCGCGCCAACGGAATCGGCTATAAGGGCGTGCTGGGCGAAGGGCGGACCGGCGCCATGGTGATCGACACCGCCATGGCGCCGCATGCCGGCTGGGCCGAGGCCGCCGTCGTTTCGCTGCCCACATTCGCTCATTCCGGCATAGCGCGCGCCATGGCGCAGGCGGGTTGGAACGCGGCGCGGCCCGTGGTGCTGAACCCTGGCCATACCGGCGGCGCGCTGGAATTCGCGACGGCTTTTAAGGCACAGGTGGGTGTCGCGCCCTGCGTGGCCGAATTCGCCACGCTGGCCTATGTTGCGCGCAAGTACCTGCCCGATGAAGTGACAGTAACCGGCCGGGCCAAATTCCTGCGCGCTGCCGCGCTGCCGGGCGGCGATGAGGCCCTGCACACGGCACTGGCTCTTTTTCCCGGCAGCCATGACGCGGGCGACGTTCTGGCGACGGGTCTCGCCAATG encodes:
- a CDS encoding enolase C-terminal domain-like protein codes for the protein MPTISQIETILVRLPTRRRHQWTGLTEPIGQYLMVRMTDSDGRTGWGEAPALKDWGGEFGRYFGESTAVAGLVIERYLTPSIDDHPLGDVIGLHRRMDAIIKGYPYAKAAIEFAYLDLTGKWLGVPAHTLLGGLTRDRVAVTHSIGLMSVEEAVAEAAKVAAEGIRTIKIKVGVDAARDIRIVGEIRTAVGPDTRLCVDANEGYATPGEAIRTFRAMEKFDLVYFEQPVIGIERIAEVARAIDTPVMADESAWNSHDALQIAQARAAQIVSLYTTKSGGLWKAMEAAAVCRAAGIVCNVNGSVETGVGNLANVHLAAAAPAATLSNVIPVSTPAQFQTGTIGGIYYSDDLLVAPLELVDGHITVPTAPGMGIAVDEAKIDRYRVS
- a CDS encoding Xaa-Pro peptidase family protein, giving the protein MTLHATLSPREEIITRQVAAMRSAGLDANISCSPEGFAHLTGFVVPSQPLIRHRHAMAILSAAGDMSLFGVDMEESTIRRQAPAQHLTVWAEFRDDPMAVLADRLTTLGLGSARIGIELDYLPAADFARLVRLMPAARFEPIDAMLARLRQIKTPAEIALLRELSRIADRAIADAYAAVGPGSSEMDIAAALTRRVYELGAEHFKLLIVATGERSQLPNVGPTARILQKGDICRVEIFAVKAGYQAGVCRTAYVVEPPPMAEKIWSLLADCKQRILDQVRPGASCLAIYQDFIGRLATMNLPPISFVAHGIGLHLHEDPYIGETPTIGRPGQDTLLEEGMVLGFEPLCYRTGFGYGMQNKDLLCVTASGAELLSNHTNTDRLIRVG
- a CDS encoding NAD/NADP octopine/nopaline dehydrogenase family protein, with product MRVLVIGSGSGAMASAVELSLAGHEVRLVGRSEATMAPLRANGIGYKGVLGEGRTGAMVIDTAMAPHAGWAEAAVVSLPTFAHSGIARAMAQAGWNAARPVVLNPGHTGGALEFATAFKAQVGVAPCVAEFATLAYVARKYLPDEVTVTGRAKFLRAAALPGGDEALHTALALFPGSHDAGDVLATGLANVNMVLHPPGSVMAAAWVEARQGDFTFYVDAMTPGVARVMAKLDGERRRVAAAFGHDLPPLVAEMQRIGTASANADATDLRAAISGGEANARIRAPDALTHRYYTEDFGFGLVPFVALAGVARVGVPTAAALLALGHAMQPGVGGAGRDAAAMGIAGLNRADLLRHVRR